A genomic window from Antedon mediterranea chromosome 4, ecAntMedi1.1, whole genome shotgun sequence includes:
- the LOC140046488 gene encoding small ribosomal subunit protein uS7, with protein MAENWEEETPVTGGGVVIAEAPEVKLFGRWSCDDVQVSDISLTDYIAVKEKFAKYLPHSAGRYAAKRFRKAQCPAVERLTNSMMMHGRNNGKKLLTMRIVKHAFEIIHLLTGENPLQVLVNAIINSGPREDSTRIGRAGTVRRQAVDVSPLRRVNQAMWLLCTGAREASFRNIKTIAECLADELINAAKGSSNSYAIKKKDELERVAKSNR; from the exons ATGGCTGAAAATTGGGAAGAAGAAACACCGGTTACTGGAGGTGGAGTTGTAATTGCTGAAGCACCAGAGGTGAAGCTCTTTGGCAGGTGGAGCTGCGACGATGTTCAAGTCAGTGATATCAGTTTAACT GATTACATTGCTGTAAAAGAGAAGTTTGCGAAGTATCTTCCACACAGTGCTGGACGATATGCAGCCAAGCGATTCAGGAAGGCCCAGTGCCCCGCTGTTGAACGTTTGACAAACTCCATGATGATGCATGGACGCAACAATGGCAAAAAACTGCTGACCATGCGTATCGTTAAGCACGCATTTGAGATTATCCATCTTCTGACAGGGGAG AACCCACTACAGGTGTTGGTTAATGCCATTATCAACAGTGGACCACGTGAAGATTCGACCCGTATTGGTCGTGCTGGTACTGTCCGTCGTCAAGCTGTTGATGTCTCACCTCTACGTAGAGTAAACCAG GCTATGTGGCTGTTGTGTACTGGCGCTCGTGAAGCTTCCTTCAGAAACATCAAGACCATTGCAGAATGCTTGGCTGATGAGTTGATCAACGCTGCTAAG GGATCTTCCAACTCCTACGCCATCAAGAAGAAGGATGAACTGGAAAGAGTAGCCAAGTCCAACCGTTAA